The following proteins are co-located in the Phycisphaerales bacterium genome:
- the nuoE gene encoding NADH-quinone oxidoreductase subunit NuoE: MAWITKNSGMMKVERRAEPYLTAAMQKKLTETVLPRYETRLAALLPCLHAVQHAYGWIPPQAMLEIGEFLKIEPSQVYDTASFYEEYWLKPRGRHLIQVCRSIACEFCGQQKITDAIRNKLGIDVGETTDDGEFTLIELECLGSCGTAPAALIGEKLYEDVTPEGILKAIDDVRAGKGGGHHH; encoded by the coding sequence ATGGCGTGGATCACCAAGAACTCGGGCATGATGAAGGTGGAGCGGCGGGCGGAGCCGTACCTGACGGCGGCGATGCAGAAGAAGCTCACCGAGACGGTGCTGCCGCGGTACGAGACGCGCCTGGCGGCCCTGCTGCCGTGCCTGCACGCGGTGCAGCACGCGTACGGGTGGATCCCGCCGCAGGCGATGCTGGAGATCGGCGAGTTCCTGAAGATCGAGCCCTCGCAGGTGTACGACACCGCCAGCTTCTACGAGGAGTACTGGCTCAAGCCCCGCGGGCGGCACCTCATCCAGGTCTGCCGGTCGATCGCGTGCGAGTTCTGCGGGCAGCAGAAGATCACCGACGCCATCCGAAACAAGCTCGGCATCGACGTGGGCGAGACCACTGATGACGGCGAGTTCACGCTGATCGAGCTCGAGTGCCTGGGCTCCTGCGGCACGGCCCCCGCGGCCCTCATCGGCGAGAAGCTGTACGAGGACGTGACGCCCGAGGGGATTCTGAAGGCGATCGATGATGTGCGCGCGGGCAAGGGCGGCGGGCACCACCACTGA